In a single window of the Litorilituus sediminis genome:
- a CDS encoding putative porin — translation MKKNALLLGLSLLSTTALANDYNAQVDADFLTIDDVNVIGVEGTYYFDKVSTANTAWAEAAFMGRNSNASLAYVNFDGDGYALNLGGDYYHNNFFFALDATYTDYDFGDSETDFSGAVGYFFAKNWLVSVSGADEDFSDSLALNTKYIATLDNGSFVNLEASFLNYDNDFTFTADYYWTAQSSVGVDLSTEEDYKFGVHAQHFFTPAISARVGFISFDYDDAFTIGLTGRF, via the coding sequence ATGAAAAAGAATGCATTACTTTTAGGTCTATCTTTACTTTCTACTACAGCATTAGCGAATGATTACAATGCTCAAGTAGACGCAGATTTTCTTACGATTGATGACGTAAACGTAATTGGTGTTGAAGGCACTTACTACTTTGACAAAGTATCAACAGCTAACACAGCATGGGCAGAAGCTGCATTTATGGGCAGAAATAGCAACGCTTCTCTTGCTTATGTAAACTTTGATGGCGATGGCTATGCCTTAAACTTAGGTGGCGACTATTACCACAATAATTTTTTCTTTGCTTTAGATGCAACTTATACTGACTATGACTTTGGTGATAGCGAGACAGACTTTAGTGGCGCAGTTGGTTACTTCTTTGCTAAAAACTGGTTAGTGTCTGTTTCAGGTGCTGATGAAGATTTTTCTGACTCGCTTGCCCTTAACACAAAATACATTGCTACTTTAGATAATGGTTCATTTGTAAACTTAGAAGCTTCATTCTTAAACTATGATAATGACTTCACTTTTACAGCTGACTACTACTGGACAGCGCAATCAAGTGTCGGTGTTGATTTATCAACAGAAGAAGATTATAAATTCGGTGTTCATGCTCAGCACTTCTTCACACCAGCAATTTCTGCACGTGTTGGCTTTATCTCATTTGACTATGACGATGCGTTCACAATTGGCTTAACTGGTCGCTTCTAA